A window of Mustelus asterias chromosome 15, sMusAst1.hap1.1, whole genome shotgun sequence contains these coding sequences:
- the epas1b gene encoding endothelial PAS domain-containing protein 1b isoform X2, with amino-acid sequence MTAEKEKKSNSERRKEKSRDAARCRRSKETEVFYELAHQLPLPHNVSTHLDKASIMRLTISFLRTRKLLSSGGPESETETEKQMDALYLKALEGFIMMATQDGDIIFLSENISKYMGLTQVELTGHSIFDFTHPCDHEEIRENLTVKNAPGFGKKHRDMNTERDFFMRMKCTVTNRGRTVNLKSATWKVLHCTGHIKIYNACQAHTLCGYKEPPLTCLIMMCEPIQHPSNIDVPLDSKTFLSRHSMDMKFTYCDERIAALMGYCPEELLGRSVYEFYHALDSDHMIKSHQNLCTKGQAVTGQYRMLAKRGGYVWVETQGTVIYNSRNSQPQCIVCINYVLSEIEENNVVFSMDQTESLFKPCQAMRNMNGKHINGAPMPDDGGLLFSKLKEEPEELAQLAPTPGDSIILLDFGINGTQQFKETPLYNKAIIPQNKPWPMEVTKPSVNGPVELSKQSSPDLHTFTVPQVPSGNSTPRTCSSTSCSSPSSPGDYYSSLDNDLKIELIEKLFAMDTEAKKQCSTQAELSDLDLETLAPYIPMDGEDFQLSPICHDEQPSSENPSRTQDYSTNMNSMFQSYAPNLVTSHRQMMLDKYSPQMTSVNKSNPTYIHPLSYNTGNGVTLPPYHASVNTPASLMGGRSNISWPPDPPYNCTPRKWRLMDQRTGSLPGIPPGQPVHTSLYKQRSLDNFGQHGKDINAETTFRNNLKRKLQRDFGEQIFQLSAESLFEDLPRSNASSQMLWKRMKSIKSENDSPLIQKKSWRSGSLTGMASRLLGSSFLAYSLPELTRYDCEVNAPVVGSSTLLHGRELLRALDQAT; translated from the exons GGGGGCCAGAATctgaaactgaaactgaaaagcaGATGGATGCTTTGTACCTTAAAGCCCTGGAAGGATTTATCATGATGGCCACACAGGATGGAGATATCATTTTCCTATCAGAAAATATTAGCAAGTACATGGGACTTACACAG GTGGAGTTGACTGGACACAGCATTTTTGATTTCACACATCCATGTGACCATGAGGAGATCAGAGAAAATTTGACTGTGAAGAATG CCCCAGGCTTTGGAAAGAAACACAGAGATATGAACACAGAACGTGACTTCTTCATGAGAATGAAATGTACTGTCACAAACCGCGGAAGAACTGTCAACCTCAAGTCTGCCACCTGGAAG GTGTTGCACTGCACTGGACACATCAAAATATACAATGCCTGCCAAGCTCACACGCTGTGTGGGTACAAGGAGCCACCTCTGACATGCTTGATCATGATGTGTGAGCCGATTCAACATCCATCTAACATCGATGTTCCACTGGACAGCAAAACATTCCTGAGCCGCCACAGCATGGATATGAAATTTACTTACTGTGATGAGAG AATTGCAGCACTGATGGGATATTGTCCAGAAGAACTGCTCGGACGTTCAGTTTATGAGTTTTACCACGCACTGGATTCAGATCACATGATTAAAAGTCACCAAAACT tgtGCACAAAAGGTCAAGCAGTTACTGGCCAGTACCGGATGCTCGCAAAACGTGGTGGATATGTGTGGGTCGAGACCCAAGGGACAGTCATCTACAACAGCCGTAACTCTCAGCCACAGTGCATTGTCTGCATCAATTATGTCCTGAG TGAGATTGAGGAGAACAATGTTGTGTTCTCCATGGACCAGACAGAGTCTCTGTTCAAGCCTTGCCAGGCTATGAGAAATATGAATGGGAAGCACATCAATGGGGCTCCAATGCCGGATGATGGTGGCCTGCTGTTCAGCAAACTGAAGGAAGAACCTGAAGAACTAGCACAACTTGCTCCGACACCTGGAGATTCCATCATTTTACTTGATTTCGGTATCAATG GAACCCAGCAGTTCAAGGAAACACCCCTTTATAATAAGGCTATTATCCCACAAAACAAGCCGTGGCCAATGGAAGTTACAAAGCCAAGCGTGAATGGTCCTGTCGAGCTCAGCAAGCAGTCGTCACCGGATTTGCACACATTTACAGTGCCACAAGTGCCATCAGGCAACTCCACTCCGCGGACATGTAGCAGCACCTCTTGCTCCTCA CCAAGTAGCCCTGGAGACTATTACAGTTCCTTGGACAATGATCTCAAGATTGAACTGATTGAGAAGCTTTTTGCTATGGACACTGAAGCAAAGAAACAATGCAGCACTCAG GCGGAATTGAGTGATCTGGACCTGGAAACTCTGGCTCCCTACATTCCTATGGATGGGGAAGATTTCCAGTTGAGTCCAATCTGCCATGATGAGCAGCCCAGCTCTGAGAACCCGTCACGAACGCAAGATTATTCCACCAACATGAACAGCATGTTCCAGTCATATGCTCCAAATTTagtgacttcacacagacagatgATGCTCGACAAGTACAGTCCTCAGATGACGTCAGTAAACAAGAGCAACCCCACCTATATTCATCCACTGTCATACAACACTGGAAATGGTGTTACTCTGCCACCTTACCATGCATCTGTAAATACTCCAGCATCCTTGATGGGAGGCAGATCAAATATTTCATGGCCGCCCGATCCGCCTTATAACTGTACACCCAGAAAATGGAGATTAATGGATCAGAGGAcaggatcattgcctggcatcccACCTGGCCAACCGGTGCATACGTCACTGTATAAACAAAG GTCTCTGGACAACTTTGGACAGCATGGGAAAGACATCAACGCCGAAACGACTTTCAGAAACAACTTAAAACGCAAACTGCAGCGGGACTTTGGAGAGCAGATATTCCAACTCTCAGCA GAATCTCTATTTGAAGACTTACCAAGAAGTAACgcttcttcacagatgctgtggaAACGAATGAAAAGCATTAAATCTGAGAATGATTCCCCATTAATACAGAAGAAATCCTGGCGTTCAGGTTCACTTACAG GGATGGCAAGCCGACTTTTGGGTTCATCATTTCTGGCTTATTCCTTGCCGGAGCTGACGAGATATGACTGTGAAGTAAATGCACCTGTAGTGGGGAGCTCAACACTTCTGCATGGCCGTGAATTGCT
- the epas1b gene encoding endothelial PAS domain-containing protein 1b isoform X1, translating into MTAEKEKKRSNSERRKEKSRDAARCRRSKETEVFYELAHQLPLPHNVSTHLDKASIMRLTISFLRTRKLLSSGGPESETETEKQMDALYLKALEGFIMMATQDGDIIFLSENISKYMGLTQVELTGHSIFDFTHPCDHEEIRENLTVKNAPGFGKKHRDMNTERDFFMRMKCTVTNRGRTVNLKSATWKVLHCTGHIKIYNACQAHTLCGYKEPPLTCLIMMCEPIQHPSNIDVPLDSKTFLSRHSMDMKFTYCDERIAALMGYCPEELLGRSVYEFYHALDSDHMIKSHQNLCTKGQAVTGQYRMLAKRGGYVWVETQGTVIYNSRNSQPQCIVCINYVLSEIEENNVVFSMDQTESLFKPCQAMRNMNGKHINGAPMPDDGGLLFSKLKEEPEELAQLAPTPGDSIILLDFGINGTQQFKETPLYNKAIIPQNKPWPMEVTKPSVNGPVELSKQSSPDLHTFTVPQVPSGNSTPRTCSSTSCSSPSSPGDYYSSLDNDLKIELIEKLFAMDTEAKKQCSTQAELSDLDLETLAPYIPMDGEDFQLSPICHDEQPSSENPSRTQDYSTNMNSMFQSYAPNLVTSHRQMMLDKYSPQMTSVNKSNPTYIHPLSYNTGNGVTLPPYHASVNTPASLMGGRSNISWPPDPPYNCTPRKWRLMDQRTGSLPGIPPGQPVHTSLYKQRSLDNFGQHGKDINAETTFRNNLKRKLQRDFGEQIFQLSAESLFEDLPRSNASSQMLWKRMKSIKSENDSPLIQKKSWRSGSLTGMASRLLGSSFLAYSLPELTRYDCEVNAPVVGSSTLLHGRELLRALDQAT; encoded by the exons GGGGGCCAGAATctgaaactgaaactgaaaagcaGATGGATGCTTTGTACCTTAAAGCCCTGGAAGGATTTATCATGATGGCCACACAGGATGGAGATATCATTTTCCTATCAGAAAATATTAGCAAGTACATGGGACTTACACAG GTGGAGTTGACTGGACACAGCATTTTTGATTTCACACATCCATGTGACCATGAGGAGATCAGAGAAAATTTGACTGTGAAGAATG CCCCAGGCTTTGGAAAGAAACACAGAGATATGAACACAGAACGTGACTTCTTCATGAGAATGAAATGTACTGTCACAAACCGCGGAAGAACTGTCAACCTCAAGTCTGCCACCTGGAAG GTGTTGCACTGCACTGGACACATCAAAATATACAATGCCTGCCAAGCTCACACGCTGTGTGGGTACAAGGAGCCACCTCTGACATGCTTGATCATGATGTGTGAGCCGATTCAACATCCATCTAACATCGATGTTCCACTGGACAGCAAAACATTCCTGAGCCGCCACAGCATGGATATGAAATTTACTTACTGTGATGAGAG AATTGCAGCACTGATGGGATATTGTCCAGAAGAACTGCTCGGACGTTCAGTTTATGAGTTTTACCACGCACTGGATTCAGATCACATGATTAAAAGTCACCAAAACT tgtGCACAAAAGGTCAAGCAGTTACTGGCCAGTACCGGATGCTCGCAAAACGTGGTGGATATGTGTGGGTCGAGACCCAAGGGACAGTCATCTACAACAGCCGTAACTCTCAGCCACAGTGCATTGTCTGCATCAATTATGTCCTGAG TGAGATTGAGGAGAACAATGTTGTGTTCTCCATGGACCAGACAGAGTCTCTGTTCAAGCCTTGCCAGGCTATGAGAAATATGAATGGGAAGCACATCAATGGGGCTCCAATGCCGGATGATGGTGGCCTGCTGTTCAGCAAACTGAAGGAAGAACCTGAAGAACTAGCACAACTTGCTCCGACACCTGGAGATTCCATCATTTTACTTGATTTCGGTATCAATG GAACCCAGCAGTTCAAGGAAACACCCCTTTATAATAAGGCTATTATCCCACAAAACAAGCCGTGGCCAATGGAAGTTACAAAGCCAAGCGTGAATGGTCCTGTCGAGCTCAGCAAGCAGTCGTCACCGGATTTGCACACATTTACAGTGCCACAAGTGCCATCAGGCAACTCCACTCCGCGGACATGTAGCAGCACCTCTTGCTCCTCA CCAAGTAGCCCTGGAGACTATTACAGTTCCTTGGACAATGATCTCAAGATTGAACTGATTGAGAAGCTTTTTGCTATGGACACTGAAGCAAAGAAACAATGCAGCACTCAG GCGGAATTGAGTGATCTGGACCTGGAAACTCTGGCTCCCTACATTCCTATGGATGGGGAAGATTTCCAGTTGAGTCCAATCTGCCATGATGAGCAGCCCAGCTCTGAGAACCCGTCACGAACGCAAGATTATTCCACCAACATGAACAGCATGTTCCAGTCATATGCTCCAAATTTagtgacttcacacagacagatgATGCTCGACAAGTACAGTCCTCAGATGACGTCAGTAAACAAGAGCAACCCCACCTATATTCATCCACTGTCATACAACACTGGAAATGGTGTTACTCTGCCACCTTACCATGCATCTGTAAATACTCCAGCATCCTTGATGGGAGGCAGATCAAATATTTCATGGCCGCCCGATCCGCCTTATAACTGTACACCCAGAAAATGGAGATTAATGGATCAGAGGAcaggatcattgcctggcatcccACCTGGCCAACCGGTGCATACGTCACTGTATAAACAAAG GTCTCTGGACAACTTTGGACAGCATGGGAAAGACATCAACGCCGAAACGACTTTCAGAAACAACTTAAAACGCAAACTGCAGCGGGACTTTGGAGAGCAGATATTCCAACTCTCAGCA GAATCTCTATTTGAAGACTTACCAAGAAGTAACgcttcttcacagatgctgtggaAACGAATGAAAAGCATTAAATCTGAGAATGATTCCCCATTAATACAGAAGAAATCCTGGCGTTCAGGTTCACTTACAG GGATGGCAAGCCGACTTTTGGGTTCATCATTTCTGGCTTATTCCTTGCCGGAGCTGACGAGATATGACTGTGAAGTAAATGCACCTGTAGTGGGGAGCTCAACACTTCTGCATGGCCGTGAATTGCT